From the genome of Dickeya aquatica, one region includes:
- the cor gene encoding phage exclusion lipoprotein Cor: MNKLFHLIPVILLTSACTPPKPPTCWGKIEIGRHIYDQPIYEKRAGFKQPEYLVGDAFKYTWVEGSKFKNLSDCENRFPQ; encoded by the coding sequence ATGAATAAACTATTTCACTTGATTCCTGTCATTTTACTAACCTCAGCATGCACCCCGCCAAAGCCCCCCACATGCTGGGGGAAAATAGAAATAGGCAGGCATATATACGACCAGCCAATATATGAAAAAAGAGCAGGCTTTAAACAGCCAGAATATCTGGTTGGTGATGCATTTAAATATACATGGGTTGAAGGAAGCAAATTCAAAAATTTATCAGACTGTGAGAACAGATTTCCGCAGTAA
- a CDS encoding membrane lipoprotein lipid attachment site-containing protein — protein MKKLLLAVVATAMLSGCSVFSTKTTSLSSTFVSPYYFSYTTAHVLQKNTNWVENVYLSGNPARWDEIRGTYRAALPKITLTYRVEPSSNGYRITYNGAVNYLLRAQHGVENGKDMVEGESVRQFLIPQRSVEVTPGKKTLLTLTDDIKVEASLEQKVEMHSIEDR, from the coding sequence ATGAAAAAATTGCTTTTGGCCGTGGTGGCCACGGCGATGTTGTCAGGCTGTTCCGTGTTTAGCACGAAAACGACCAGCCTGAGCAGTACCTTTGTTTCGCCTTACTATTTTTCTTACACCACTGCCCATGTGTTGCAGAAAAACACCAATTGGGTGGAGAACGTGTATTTGTCGGGGAATCCTGCCCGCTGGGATGAAATCCGTGGCACGTACCGTGCGGCGTTGCCGAAAATCACGCTGACTTACCGGGTTGAGCCCTCAAGTAACGGTTATCGGATAACGTATAACGGTGCGGTGAATTATCTGCTGCGGGCGCAGCACGGCGTCGAGAATGGCAAGGATATGGTTGAAGGTGAGAGCGTGCGCCAGTTCCTTATTCCTCAGCGTAGCGTGGAAGTGACGCCCGGTAAAAAAACCTTGCTGACACTCACCGATGATATCAAGGTTGAAGCGTCGCTGGAGCAGAAAGTCGAAATGCATTCGATAGAAGACCGCTAA